The Periplaneta americana isolate PAMFEO1 chromosome 2, P.americana_PAMFEO1_priV1, whole genome shotgun sequence genome has a window encoding:
- the LOC138694943 gene encoding transmembrane protein 199, whose amino-acid sequence MNSSVDPLLQFKPSEKLKEFIINSITVNDTDIPEGIKKYRLSVIQKDEEEVHLCLADIKWLQDQFVINHDSDRPNSFHDLMIGCDVKLPQPKIEPRSQELEARIQRLKAEQATRDYKAMTKNVDSVRAHEPEETIAYQLKQINKQLIAVAQFVFSVLAGFAFGFLGIELIVGNLDFGFRLLLGVMFALIIALAEIYFLAKKLSEDLPPTQTTTSQYVYPTTSKPHQE is encoded by the exons atgaattCTTCCGTAGATCCACTGCTTCAGTTCAAGCCTtctgaaaaactgaaagaattcatTATAAACAGTATAACAGTAAATGATACGGACATTcctgaaggaattaaaaaatataggctaaGCGTTATTCAGAAAGATGAGGAAGAAGTGCATCTCTGTCTTGCTGATATAAAGTGGCTTCAAGACCAATTTGTGATAAATCATGATAGTGACAGGCCAAATTCGTTTCATGACTTGATGATTGGCTGTGATGTGAAGTTACCGCAGCCGAAAATTGAACCCAGGAGTCAGGAGTTGGAAGCCCGAATCCAACGCCTCAAAGCTGAGCAAGCTACTAGAGATTACAAGGCAATGACGAAGAATGTTGATTCGGTACGAGCCCATGAGCCAGAGGAGACTATCGCGTATCAAC TGAAGCAGATCAACAAACAGCTTATCGCTGTTGCGCAGTTCGTCTTCTCAGTCTTGGCCGGATTCGCATTCGGATTCCTGGGCATAGAGCTGATAGTCGGTAACCTGGATTTTGGATTCAGGCTGCTTCTTGGAGTAATGTTCGCACTCATCATTGCTTTGGCAGAAATCTATTTCCTCGCTAAGAAACTTAGTGAAGATTTGCCACCGACCCAAACCACCACTTCACAATACGTATATCCTACTACCTCAAAACCCCATCAAGAATGA
- the Muted gene encoding biogenesis of lysosome-related organelles complex 1 subunit 5, giving the protein MAAVIKDVGEIWTRLFDHRPFLSGEIKFFLKEFEEKRADREVERLFQILERATEIKETQLDRVKLASDVHLPTLNANLEVAVSMCNRILEKEEEHRSDTALLAKREIRKAEWESFIEDMTQKCSKVDATFEEKEEELREFYSDLEKKLHIGK; this is encoded by the exons ATGGCAGCAGTCATCAAGG aTGTTGGGGAAATATGGACTCGCCTCTTTGACCATCGACCTTTCTTAAGTGGAGAAATAAAGTTCTTTCTGAAGGAATTTGAA gaAAAACGAGCAGATCGAGAAGTAGAGAGATTGTTCCAGATTCTTGAAAGGGCAACAGAAATCAAGGAAACACAATTAGATAGAGTAAAATTAGCATCTGATGTCCACTTACCAACCCTAAATGCCAACCTTGAAGTAGCTGTGAGCATGTGCAACAGAATCCTTGAGAAGGAAGAGGAGCACCGTTCA GATACAGCCTTGTTAGCAAAGCGTGAAATCAGGAAAGCTGAGTGGGAAAGTTTCATCGAGGATATGACCCAGAAATGTTCAAAAGTGGATGCcacatttgaagaaaaagaagaagaactgAGGGAGTTTTACTCTGATCTAGAAAAGAAACTTCACATTGGAAAGTAA